atgcatacatgtgtgtttatacacatatatattttaactaaCAATTTACAGATGTACACATTTACGTGTATGGGCAGAAGAACCCATATAGCTACAGCAGGTGTAATAAATGTGACTGTGTTTCCCTTACAAACGTGCCTGCCCTACAAACCTCCCCATTGCTTCCAGGAATTCATGCAAGGCACTCACCCTCTGAAGCCTGTGGGAgggcaagagaaagaaaggatagGCAAATTAGCCATAATTGGATCTTATTAACTTAGTCATTTAAATTGCTAATCTGTTTCCAAGTAGGCTCATTTGTAGATAACTCATCTTTAGCTGACTGAACTTGGCTTTTCTAACCCGTATTTgtaattggaaaagaagagaataacttgtcatttatcttcctttttcttcatttcaaaaataaataaatgatcaaaaatgTCAAAACCCACTAGAATTTGAGTAGAATTTATATGTACACAGTTAAAGAGTATGATCATGAAATGACTAGATTTTACATGTGTTCAATTATCTTCTGATCTCATGCAAACCTAGATGAGGTAATTAAAGGTATAAAATGGGGGGAGGAGAAattattgaattaatttttcaGCAAAGGCATACAAAATACATGCTTAtacagaaaaatctaaaaatattttctttcttagataAATTTTATGTCATTTCACAACGTATCCAAATGACAAATtactgttgtacacctgaaaataatgttgtatatcagttatactccaattaagaaaataatcctttTAAGATTCAAAATTTCATAGAAAATGTAAGTTAAGTGAGTATAAAACTTGCATTTTTGAGTCatttttagaagataaaattgCTGATGATCTTAGGGGATAATGTTCACAGTGTATAATACTGAATTATTAACAAatgtaaatgggcttccctaacagctcagttggtaaagaatccacttgcaacgcaggagaccaaggttcaaatccggggttgggaagatcctctggagaagggataggctacccactccagtattcttgggcttcccttgtggctcagctggtaaagaatctgccttcagtgtgggagacctgggatcgaacactatgttgggaagattccctggagaaggaaaaggctacccactccacacAGTATTCTGgctgaagaattccagggactctatagtccatggggtcacaaagagtcggacgcaactgcgCAACTTTCAAGAAATGTAATATGGGACATTTAAGTCATATAAATTGAAATGACATAAAATAATCCAGGGTAGATGTTAAGCTTATGaaagaaaagactgtcttttttttaaagctttgtctTTAAGACTTAAACTCTATCCAGAATATattaggtgctcaacaaatactggctgaatgaatatgcttaattcattaattcatttaagagCCAATACAGGATACCTGTTCTTATGTTGGCTTTTATTTCCcttcaaaaattaaatactgACTTTATATATCAATATACTATATACCAAATCATTTCCTGAAACATACAGTAGTTGGCACAGAAAACTTAATGTTTTTATGTTACTTCCATTTTAGCCTATTCTCAAGATGTAAACATACAAAAGTTAGAATACCAGGGAAAGTTTTCCCTGATTGCCAACTCTAGATAACTTACATAGGGAGAAATGATGCTAAGAGGATGGATGCAATCAAAGTTTCAAAACtctaatattaatatacaaaagGGATTGAGCAACTATATAATATAGACTAATTTTGGCAGGAATGATATTGCTCCTTCACCAAGAGTGAGAGATCCATTTTCACACTGGCTTTCAGAAACCCAAAGATTAAGTACAGACAGCCTAGGTACAGATGTGTACTTCACAagatctcagggaaaaaaaatcctctctaCTTCCTGCTGCCTTTTATTTGAATATTAAGAGGAACAGAGAGATCACTCAAAGTACTGATATTATTTCAAGCTGAGGTGAACAATAGCATTAAAGAGAATGGCTGAATAAGCAATAATAGACCTCTCGCGCGCGCGGAGATGGCGGAGCTGAACGTCGGGGGGCACTGCCAGGTGGAACGCTGCCGGTGCCTAGATTTTCTTCCATTTGTATGTGATGGATGTTCAGGAGTATTTTGCCTTGAACACAAGAGCAGAGAGTCCCATAGCTGTCCTGAGGTGACTGTCCTCAACAAGAGAACGAAGTCAGACACCCATACATCTCACCCATGCTCTTTCAGGGACTGTGCTGAGAGCGAGCTTGTGCCCATCATGTTTCCTTACTGTGAGAAGAACTTCTGCCTGAGACACCGTCATCAGTCAGATCACAACTGTGAAAAACTGGAAATCCCTAGGCCTCGTATGGCTGCCTCTCAGAAACTCGTCAAAGACGTTATTGATTCCAAGACAGGAGAGACAGCAAGTAAACGACAGAAAGGTGCAAAAATTAGTGAAACAGCTGCAAAGGTAGCActgatgaaattaaagatgcatgCTGCTGGAGATAAATCATTGCCACAGACGGAAAGAATTTACTTTCAGGTTTTCTTACCTAAGGGgagcaaagagaagaggaaagccaTGTTCTTTTGCCGAGGATGGAGTGTTGGAAAGGCCACAGACTTTGCAGCTTCTTTAGCCATCCTTAAAAATGACAACAGACTAACAGCTAAGAAATTGAGGTTATGTCACAGTGTCTCAGGAGAGGCCTTACCCTTGGATCATATTTTGGAAACCTGGATTTCTAAGGAGGATTGCCCTTTGTACAATGGTGGAAATATTATCTTGGAATATCTGAGTGATGAAgaccagcttttaaaaaatgttgattcTTACTTGGAATAATCATGCAGGGACTCAAGCcagaaatcaagaagaaaattcAACATTAAGTCAACTTCTTTTActacaaatactatatatatatatttttaagttcctTTTGAATTCTATTATGTCATAATTTACATTATTAGTCTTCTATTaaattgaatttgaatttttgtgTTTTCAAGTGTAACCATTAACTGACATCCAGTTATTAACAAATTCTTGTACCTAATTAACTTTTATTAGTTTATGCTGTAATTACAACAACAAAGGTGTATTTCTCATTTGGTTAATGTCAGCTTTGATGGGCCGTGACTCTGCTCTATGTTATCTTTACTCCAGAATCTAAGATGAAGCTTTGACCCTTTCGGGGGACATTACCAttcttattgactatgccaaagcctttgactatgtggatcacaataaactgtggaaaattctgaaagagatgggaataccagaccacctgacctgcctcttgagaaacctgtatacaggtcaggaagcaacagttagaactggacatggagcaacagactggttccaaagaggaaaaggagtacatcaaggctgtatattgtcaccctgcttatttaacttatatgcacagtacatcatgagaaacgctgggctggaagaagcacaagctgtaatcaagattgccaggagaaatgtcaataacctcagatatgcagatgacaccatccttatggcagaaagtgaagaggaactaaaaagcctcttgatgaaagtgaaagagaagagtgaaaaagttggcttaaaggtcaacattcaaaaaactaagatcatggcatctggtcccatcacttcatgggaaatagatgtggaaacagtgtcagactttattttggggggctccaaaatcactgcagatgatgattgcagccatgaaattaaaagatgcttactccttggaaggaaagttgtgaccaacctagatagcatattaaaaaccaaagacattgAAGGAAACTGCAGCTGGGAGGGAGGAAGTGACTGGTTCGAGGTCTCAGAGCAGAGAAATGGACTAAGTTCTGATTCCGGGGCTGGGGCTGCTGCTTCAAGGCGGGAGAAATACATAGTCCTCCTGAGCATCGGGAGCAAGGAGGGGTGGAGAGTGAGGGgaggcacaaagaaagaaagaagaaagtgtggGAGATAATGCTGAGAAGGACCGAGGAGAGAGGACCATGCCATCCATCAGCAGTGACCGCGCTGCGCTGTGCGCCAGCTGCGGGGGCAAGATCTCCGACCGCTACTACCTGCTGGCGGTGGACAAGCAGTGGCACATGCGCTGCCTCAAGTGCTGCGAGTGCAAGCTCAACCTGGAGTCGGAGCTCACCTGTTTCAGCAAGGATGGAAGCATCTACTGCAAGGAAGACTACTACAGGCGGTTCTCTGTGCAGCGCTGCGCCCGCTGCCACCTGGGCATCTCGGCCTCGGAGATGGTGATGCGAGCTCGGGACTTGGTTTATCACCGCAACTGCTTCACGTGCACCACGTGTAACAAGATGCTGACCACGGGTGACCACTTCGGCATGAAGGACAGCCTGGTCTACTGCCGCTTGCACTTCGAGGCACTGCTGCAGGGCGAGTACCCCACGCACTTCAACCACGCCGACGTGGCGGCTGCAGTGGCGGCAGCCGCGGCGGCCAAGAGCGCCGGGCTGGGTGCAGCCGGGGccaaccctctgggtcttccctacTACAATGGCGTGGGCACAGTGCAGAAGGGGCGGCCGAGGAAGCACAAGAGCCCTGGGCCTGGGGCGGATCTGGCTGCCTACAACGCTGCCCTAAGCTGTAATGAGAACGACGCGGAGCACCTGGACCGAGACCAGCCATACCCGAGCAGCCAGAAGACGAAGCGCATGCGCACCTCCTTCAAGCACCACCAGCTTCGGACCATGAAGTCTTACTTTGCCATTAACCACAACCCCGAAGCCAAGGACTTGAAGCAGCTCGCGCAAAAGACAGGCCTCACCAAGCGGGTTCTGCAGGTCTGGTTTCAGAACGCCCGGGCCAAGTTCAGGCGCAACCTCTTACGGCAGGAAAACACGGGCGTGGACAAGTCCACGGAGGCGCTGCTGCAGACAGGGACTCCGTCAGGGCCGGCCTCGGAGCTGTCCAACGCCTCCCTCCAGCACGCCCACCACCCTCACAGACTTGACTAGCCCCACCCTGCCGACTGTGACGTCCGTCTTAACTTCTGTGACTGGCAACCTGGATGGCCACGAGCCTCACAGCCCCTCGCAAATGACTCTTACCAACCTTTTCTAATGACTCTCGCCCCgcctccccacctctgcccccgccccacaatttctttaaaaaagaaattatctttaGTTGAATTccaagtgtattttaaaatagaggCTTTGAGCAACTAACTAACCACATTTTAGGATCTCGCCTGGAaactgaggaagaaaataattgcccccccccccccacccccggctgaCTCAGCTCTTTGGACTAGAATTACTTGGAAGATCTATCTGCAACACAACATTTGTGTCACTGTACAGTTTTGTGGACTGAGcgaggaaaaacaacaaataatctaAGTTGGCTAGAGCTTCTGTATTTTCAAAGACTGCCACGTGCCTTAGGAATACTGTTTTATCTCCATACTTTGGATGActtgttcattttttctctccctctttttctctgtatatttatgACCAgagcaaaaatgtaaaaaaagttTGTTACTTTGAATAGtcctaaacagaaaaaaaaaaaaaaaaggaaaaaaatcaaactccaATGGTCGCTTTgttgttttagaattttaaggTG
This is a stretch of genomic DNA from Odocoileus virginianus isolate 20LAN1187 ecotype Illinois chromosome 19, Ovbor_1.2, whole genome shotgun sequence. It encodes these proteins:
- the LOC110138003 gene encoding LOW QUALITY PROTEIN: LIM/homeobox protein Lhx2 (The sequence of the model RefSeq protein was modified relative to this genomic sequence to represent the inferred CDS: inserted 2 bases in 1 codon) — encoded protein: MPSISSDRAALCASCGGKISDRYYLLAVDKQWHMRCLKCCECKLNLESELTCFSKDGSIYCKEDYYRRFSVQRCARCHLGISASEMVMRARDLVYHRNCFTCTTCNKMLTTGDHFGMKDSLVYCRLHFEALLQGEYPTHFNHADVAAAVAAAAAAKSAGLGAAGANPLGLPYYNGVGTVQKGRPRKHKSPGPGADLAAYNAALSCNENDAEHLDRDQPYPSSQKTKRMRTSFKHHQLRTMKSYFAINHNPEAKDLKQLAQKTGLTKRVLQVWFQNARAKFRRNLLRQENTGVDKSTEALLQTGTPSGPASELSNAXPSSTPTTLTDLTSPTLPTVTSVLTSVTGNLDGHEPHSPSQMTLTNLF